CACAATGTTTTTGAAACATTTTTTTTGTGTCTATTTCTAAACGAAAGACACAGATGGACACGGGAATAAGAAGGTAGATACgagatttttaataaaatttttttctttttttgtccatagttatttttcattattttcctGTTTTCCCTTTTTATTATCTTGTGAAAAATCCTATCTATTTTATTAGATatgtctattttagtaattttacattatattttagtcttgtttatatttatctaaatataatactaaatattatattagtGTCTTGTTTATTgtatccaaacacaatatataaaaaatattttttagtgtttCTGTCTCCATGTTTCTGTCTCATTATCATATTCTGTCATGTCTACAAAAACAAATACAGCTTAAATTcacttgcatttttttctttgctcTCAAACACCACATCTACAACATCATATATCTTTTGCCATATCTCCTTTACTACCATTTTCTCTTCACCATCACATCTTTAGTGTTGTCGTTGAGAGAAAataaaggagagagagagaattttcaGATAAGgatgagaaagagagagaaacagAATTAGAGTTAGAGATGAGGAgtgaagaaaaataagagaaaataggaagatagaagaagaagataataaGATTGAAAAAATGTCAGGTTTTGGTTATTTTTAAAAGGTGACCTGTTAGGTTGGCATGGacctataaaaatatatagaattattatacaaataaaaatgcaatAGTAAGGggtttgaatttggattttGTATAACATTTAAATATCTTTATTCATTAAGTTATTTGtctctttaattatatatgtgcattacttatttaaattgtatgtttacattatttatttattaaaaaagtttAAGCCTATTGACACGTTTTGTGCGAGGCTAAATTTGACAACAAATCAGGCTTAGTATTCATTAAAAAGTCTACCAGGTTATAGATCAAGTTTAGgccaatatattttattgtagACTTGACATGTTAAATGTGAAGTATGACTTGACCTGACTTATTTATACTCCTAAAAATGAATGAATaggacaaagaaagaaaaagaaaaagacaacaACAGTTTTCTGTCGAGCTGAGGTGTAATTCTGGTAAACAAAGGAGAGCAGAGCACAAAAATGACGGAATAGAGCAGAAGCAACAATGCTACAACTCCAGTGGACCTCCTTCGATGAGCTATGGCGAGTTTCGACGACAATCGTGGTGGGACAGAGGCGGAcacctcttcttctccttctctcgAGTTTTTTCTCTCTTGGTCTCGCATCATCCCCCTCCCTTTCTCATTCATTTAGTCTTTCTCTGGctcaacaatatttttctaTCGTCacctttttcttattcttttttctcaTTTCTCTTTCTGACGAGCTCACTCATCTTCTCTCTGCATTATGTCTCCGTTTTTTTCCGTTTGCATTCTTTCTCTCTTTACTCTCTTTTTCGCTACTGAtgccctcttttttttttatttttctttgttcttcaccTTTTTCGctgttcttttcttattttcttgttctctctccctctctatttatgtgttttagaaaaaaaagagatgaagattgatttgagttaagaatatttttgttcATGATATTATTAGAGATAATTTTAATTTCGATCTTAAACCATAAGGATTAAAAGAGGAGTTGTCCcttaaaaaaaaactctttaTACTATATACATagctttttatataaaatttatttgggtgCTATTAAGtgattagaaaaagatttttttaataataaaatattaaatataaaattatttttttaaaaaaatattaaaaaaaagaaaaactcatCCAAACCCCCCAATAAACtttgaatagaaaaaaaattaagaaaagaaatgtgtTAATAATGGTTACAGGGTTGCAGCAAAATTTAGAAGAGTGAGGTAATGAAATTGTTACTGTCTTTTCTTACGTCACTTGCTaattttgcttcttcttcttcttcctttcttccgtTGTTGCAAGCTGTAATTTGGATGCAACCTCTTTTGGTTCTCATCCAAACACATTCTTCATTCAAACAAAAAccctctctcactctctctctctcaaactGAGTCTCACTTTCACTCTCTCTTAAATAAGCTTTTGCTCCCAATGTCACCATGTCTTCGAGACGCTTTGCTCTCCTTCCTCCTCTCCAcgcgtctctctctctctgacaCTATCACATTAAATTCCTAAACCCTccattttccttcttcttcttctttcttcttcctcattcttctTCTGGGGCTAACAgcaactactactactactagaACTGTAGAACcccaaaagagaaaaacacatttTTTCACTATTTTCTTACTTGTTTTGGGTTTTTTGGTTGGTTTGGTTCTTTTTCTGAGGTGGGTTTTTGAgatcattgaagaaaaatgGCACCTTTATTCAACATGTTTGGGAAGAACAAAGAGAGCCATAGAGGTACCCCTGTGGTGGTGAAGATGGAGAATCCAAACTGGTCCATGGTTGAACTTGAAGCTCCTTCTGAAGAAGACTTCATTGttacaacaacagcaacaacaacatcacACAACACTTCATCAAGAGACAAAGCAAGAGGGAAAAACGCAAAGCAACTAACTTGGGTTCTTCTCCTTAAAGCTCACAGAGCCGCAGGTTGTTTGGCTTCTTTGCCTCCTGCATTGTTGTCCCTTGCTTCTGCTGTTAAACGACGTGTCGTTTCTGGAAGAACTGATGCTGAAAACGACAGTGATGTTAATGGTGTTGGTGTCGGTGTTGGGAGGGAGAAGGAAAATCATAGGGTTAAGGCAAGGTTCTATTATTGTATCAAGTTGTTTCTTTATTTATCTGTGATCTTACTTTGTTTTGAGGTTGCTGCTCACTACTTCAAAGGTTGGAACTTTGTTCACTTTGGTGCACCCCATCTTCATTTGGAGCAATTTTGGTCACATTTTGGGGTTAAGGGCTTGTTTGGTTGGGTTTATTCGCGGTGGGTCTTGATCCGTGTGGAGTACCTTGCTCCACCATTGCAGTTCCTTGCCAATGTCTGCATTGTGTTGTTCCTTATTCAGAGCTTGGATAGGCTTGTGCTTTGCTTGGGTTGTTTTTGGATCCGGTATAAGAAGATCAAGAATGTTGCTGCTGAAGATTATGGTGATTTAGATCTTGAATCTGGGGAGAAGAAAGGGTTCTTTCCTATGGTGTTAGTCCAGATCCCCATGTGCAATGAGAGAGAGGTAAGATAAAGatacaatgatgatttgattgatttctcTGTTTGGATTAGTCTATTTGTGGGTTCAACTTGCTTTGAAAAATTAGCCAATTTGTGTTCCTACGATGGAATTTCAAGTTTTAGTTGTAAGTTTGGATTAATTGAATGGTATATATTTGTAAAGCCTTAAAGCTTTGGATCAAGAAATGATGTTTGACTTGTTTTGTCATTTATTGCTTAACTTGTTAATTTGGATTTCTTCCAATTTGGACTCCACCTAGCTACTTGAAACCAACATAATCTACCTCCAAACTTAATAATGTGGTTTGTTGATCCAATCAAGTTGATTGTGTTCTTCAGGTTTATCAGCAATCGATTGGTGCTGTTTGCAATTTGGATTGGCCTAAGTCCAAGTTGCTAATTCAAGTTCTAGACGATTCAGATGATCCAATAACTCAGTCTTTGATCAGTGATGAGGTGAAGAAATGGCAACAAGAGGGTGCCAACATTGTGTATCGGCATAGGGTGATCAGAGAGGGTTACAAGGCAGGTAACTTGAAATCTGCCATGAGTTGTAGCTATGTGAAAGACTACGAGTTTGTCGCAATTTTCGATGCTGATTTTCAGCCTACTGCTGATTTCCTTAAAAGAACAGTTCCTCATTTTAAGGTGATTCAttaattcattaaattcaaTGCCCTTACTAGAAATTTAGCATCTATTGTTGGATGGATGTTTCTGCTATAGTCAACTGAATTTATTTGGTTTGATACTATGCAGGATAACGACGAATTGGGATTAGTTCAAACGAGATGGTCTTTTGTGAACAAGGATGAGAACCTTTTAACACGGTTACAGAACATAAATTTGGCTTTCCATTTCGAGGTTGAGCAGCAAGTAAATGGGATCTTCCTTAATTTCTTTGGGTTCAATGGCACCGCCGGAGTGTGGAGAATTAAGGCCTTGGAGGATGCCGGTGGTTGGTTGGAGAGGACCACTGTTGAGGACATGGACATTGCCGTTCGAGCACATCTTCATGGCTGGAAATTCATCTTCCTCAATGATGTTGAGGTTTGCCCCACTACTCTAATTTTCTACCAAactattaaattattagattaaaCTAGGTATTTAATCCCTCTAAGACATGCTTAGTCCTCCTTAAATAGTTAAATATATACATCGACATTGCTTTAGTCTCTAAAAGTTACATGTGACATCAATAAACCAATGTCATGAATCTTTCAGGGATCAAATTGATCTTGCATGTATCGTTGAGGGACGACGGCTAGCTTAGCCTAAATTTTGTTATCCAAAGTGATCTTCTATCATACTAATTGTAACTTGTTACTATTTCCAGTGTCAATGTGAGCTACCAGAATCTTATGAAGCTTATAGGAAACAGCAACATAGATGGCATTCCGGACCAATGCAATTGTTTCGCCTTTGTTTGCCCGCCATCATACGCTCGAAGGTAAGCATTGTACTATGCATATCTCAGTTCAGTGCCTTGTTTATATGGCAATAATCAAGACCTCAACATCTATTGCTAGTGCTTATACAATGTCATTACCAATTATGTTCTTGCAGATAAGCttatcaaagaaattcaacatcATATTTCTGTTCTTTCTTCTTAGAAAATTGATACTACCTTTCTATTCATTCACACTATTCTGCATAATTCTGCCAATGACAATGTTTGTCCCGGAAGCCGAGCTCCCTGCTTGGGTTGTTTGCTACATTCCGGCCACAATGTCATTCCTTAACATCCTTCCCGCCCCGAAATCTTTCCCGTTTATAGTCCCTTACCTTCTCTTTGAGAACACAATGTCAGTCACCAAATTCAACGCCATGATCTCCGGCCTATTCCAGCTCGGTAGTGCGTACGAGTGGGTTGTAACCAAGAAATCCGGCCGATCCTCTGAAGGCGACCTAGTTTCCATGGTCGAGAAACCACCAAAGCATCATCAAAGAGTGGCCTCGGCACCTGTTCTCGCCGAAAATAACGAAGAGATCCAAAggcaagagaagaagaaaattgcatcatcatcctcatcatcatcaaagaagaataagaagcataatagaatatatatgAAGGAACTTGCTTTGGCCTTTTTGCTTCTAACAGCCTCAGCAAGGTCTCTTCTTTCAGCACAAGGAATCCATTTCTACTTCTTGCTTTTCCAAGGGATTTCATTCCTTTTGGTTGGTCTAGACTTGATTGGTGAACAAGTTGATTGAGATTGAATCTTATAATAAAACAGCATaggaaatttttaattttttttaatatgtaaaaAGATACATGCATGGAGAAAACTATATacacttgaaaaagaaaagtgtgGACAAAAGGCATGCCCTTAAGAATCACTTGAAGACAAATTATTGGTCACACACTTGCAAGGTTCCAAGATTCCAAATTAAGCCCTATAAGAAGCTTCAAAGTGTGTTATTAAGAACACATAAAAAGAAGGGTTTGATTTGGAATAAAGGGTAAGTAGAATGGAAGCCTAGTAATTAGTTAATGCCTCCTTCAATGTGCAAgttttttacccttttttttatttttacctttACCACTTTGTAATTTTATGGTGtttattcttttcttgttggATCAATTCTTTTGTAAGAAAAATTTGTGGTTTAAGATTAGAATCTCAATTGAGTTGGCACTGAAAAAGTCAAGATTATCCTCCTTATCTTTGTGGCATGAAGAGAATAGTGCAAAGTCATTACTTGAATTCATTTTTGTCTACATTCATCATAGGAAAGTGGGATCTGAATAATTGattgtcttttcttatttttttttctttttaattgatttatttttaacataatgATGACCAAAAGTATCACGAATATGTAGTGATGGTTGTAAAGAAGTTGGTGTGGTCCTGTACACttggtttttaaatttttcattcaTGGCTTGATGCtaacataaaataaagtcaCTGATGGAAaattttgctttgatttttttttaatgcctTTTGATACTAAAGTCATAGTAATTTGGAAAAATTCAGACTATTTTTTGTGCTCTATCTAAAATGATAACATGTAATTAACATAAGACAAATTTTTTGGTTGTGTAAAATTACTAATAATGGTGAAAAAAACTagagtattaattttttttgtcattttttatttttttatttttcgttatatttacaattttttttctttctcctaaCAACACTCTGAAGTCTTAACACTGTCATAACTTGATTCTTTACTCGAATCTGCGATTTCTAGATAACTATGGagagactatgtcatttgagttataacttgTTGGCCTACGAATTGCTATGTTTAACTCATCAAATTCTAACAATGATATAGCCAAATGAAATCAACacttacattaaaaaaatttaattgaaccCCAATTAAAAGTTGATTTgatcaaaatttatttcattCTAGGGTTGCTTTCATAGCTTTTATAGCACATGGATATATCTTTTGGTCTCTCCATATGGCTACACTTGAATGTGGTGGCGGGTGTAgctattttgtggttttaattttgaataaaattgtgTCACAAAAAAAATGGGGTTCCATCCTATTTGGTAGAGATCATACGGCATGGACCACTGTTTAATCTTTCTTATGTTAAACACTTAAATGAAAAACCAACCAACTTTCTTCTACTACCATTAATTATAACCCATTTTGATGGTTGTTTTTGTTTGATTGTTATGgtttcctttttcatcttgttttccaATTCCAAACGGCTGCTTAGTACAACAAAGTTTGCAAAATGTGTTCT
This portion of the Arachis duranensis cultivar V14167 chromosome 6, aradu.V14167.gnm2.J7QH, whole genome shotgun sequence genome encodes:
- the LOC107495823 gene encoding probable xyloglucan glycosyltransferase 12, coding for MAPLFNMFGKNKESHRGTPVVVKMENPNWSMVELEAPSEEDFIVTTTATTTSHNTSSRDKARGKNAKQLTWVLLLKAHRAAGCLASLPPALLSLASAVKRRVVSGRTDAENDSDVNGVGVGVGREKENHRVKARFYYCIKLFLYLSVILLCFEVAAHYFKGWNFVHFGAPHLHLEQFWSHFGVKGLFGWVYSRWVLIRVEYLAPPLQFLANVCIVLFLIQSLDRLVLCLGCFWIRYKKIKNVAAEDYGDLDLESGEKKGFFPMVLVQIPMCNEREVYQQSIGAVCNLDWPKSKLLIQVLDDSDDPITQSLISDEVKKWQQEGANIVYRHRVIREGYKAGNLKSAMSCSYVKDYEFVAIFDADFQPTADFLKRTVPHFKDNDELGLVQTRWSFVNKDENLLTRLQNINLAFHFEVEQQVNGIFLNFFGFNGTAGVWRIKALEDAGGWLERTTVEDMDIAVRAHLHGWKFIFLNDVECQCELPESYEAYRKQQHRWHSGPMQLFRLCLPAIIRSKISLSKKFNIIFLFFLLRKLILPFYSFTLFCIILPMTMFVPEAELPAWVVCYIPATMSFLNILPAPKSFPFIVPYLLFENTMSVTKFNAMISGLFQLGSAYEWVVTKKSGRSSEGDLVSMVEKPPKHHQRVASAPVLAENNEEIQRQEKKKIASSSSSSSKKNKKHNRIYMKELALAFLLLTASARSLLSAQGIHFYFLLFQGISFLLVGLDLIGEQVD